In the genome of Populus trichocarpa isolate Nisqually-1 chromosome 6, P.trichocarpa_v4.1, whole genome shotgun sequence, one region contains:
- the LOC112327910 gene encoding putative glycine-rich cell wall structural protein 1, with the protein MGNLKCLAIIVLLVATSAVSESRVARKDLGLDLGGLGVGLGVGVGIGLGGGGSGSGAGAGSGSGSRSGSSSSSSSSSSSSSSSSGSGGGSGAGSEAGSYAGSRAGSGSGGGSGAGSEAGSYAGSRASSGSRNGRG; encoded by the coding sequence ATGGGCAATTTGAAGTGTTTAGCAATTATTGTTCTCCTTGTTGCAACTTCGGCTGTGAGTGAAAGCCGGGTTGCGAGAAAAGACTTGGGCCTGGACCTTGGAGGGCTAGGGGTAGGGCTGGGTGTTGGAGTGGGTATAGGGCTGGGTGGTGGTGGATCAGGCTCTGGTGCTGGAGcgggttcgggttcgggttcTAGGTCTGGGTCTAGTTCAAGTTCAAgctcatcttcttcttcgtcaagTTCTAGCTCCGGGTCGGGTGGTGGTTCTGGTGCTGGGTCAGAAGCTGGTTCATATGCTGGTTCTAGGGCTGGCTCCGGGTCGGGTGGTGGTTCTGGTGCTGGGTCAGAAGCTGGTTCATATGCTGGTTCTAGGGCTAGCTCTGGTTCAAGAAACGGTCGGGGTTAA